One part of the Bradyrhizobium sp. CB1650 genome encodes these proteins:
- a CDS encoding SulP family inorganic anion transporter: MSASSEPWWIRFFPPAGWLSAYQRNWLPADAVAGVTLAAYAIPVSLAYAALAGLPPQVGVYGYLLGGIGYALFGASRQLAIGPTSAISLMIASTVGALADGDAVRYGQIASLAAFSVAALCLIAWLFRLSVLVRLVSDSILVGFKAGAGLTIIMSQLPSLLGVAGGGHNFFDRVIKLTGQLGHVDPLVLAIGAVVLLLLLLGERFLPGKPVGITIVALSIVASTLLGFSSLGVAVTGKIPEGLPALGLPTFGLLEFDDLFPLAAGCVLLAYIEGVSAARSFAAKHGYPLDVRQEFLGLGAANLAAAFGHGYPVAGGLSQSAVNDSAGARTPLALVICSVTLGLCLLFFTGLLTNLPKAVLAAIVFAAVYRLVDVRALLRMWQVSRIDFYAAAIALVSVLLLGILQGVLLASIASIFLLLARASQPNVAFLGRLPGSGRYSDSARHDGVEPLAGVIAFRPEASLLYINAETILETVLVAIRNSPDIRLVACDLSASPYIDLAGARMLHDLYDELASRQVAFCIVGAHAQLRDLLRAEGLAERTDSGQWLRSLDSVLGDDPASIAN, from the coding sequence ATGAGCGCGTCGTCCGAGCCTTGGTGGATCCGGTTCTTTCCGCCGGCCGGCTGGCTCTCCGCCTATCAGCGCAATTGGCTGCCGGCCGACGCGGTTGCCGGCGTCACCCTGGCCGCTTACGCCATTCCAGTCTCGCTCGCTTATGCGGCCCTGGCCGGGCTGCCGCCGCAGGTCGGCGTCTACGGCTACCTGCTCGGCGGCATCGGCTACGCTTTGTTCGGCGCGTCGCGGCAGCTCGCAATCGGCCCGACTTCGGCGATCTCCCTGATGATTGCCAGCACCGTCGGTGCGCTCGCCGACGGTGATGCGGTGCGCTATGGGCAGATCGCAAGCCTTGCGGCTTTCTCGGTGGCGGCGCTGTGCCTGATCGCCTGGCTGTTCAGGCTCAGCGTTCTCGTCCGCCTTGTCAGCGACAGCATCCTGGTCGGCTTCAAGGCCGGTGCCGGGCTCACGATCATCATGAGCCAGTTGCCGAGCCTGCTGGGTGTCGCCGGCGGCGGCCACAATTTCTTCGATCGCGTCATCAAGCTGACAGGGCAACTCGGCCACGTCGACCCGCTCGTGCTCGCGATCGGAGCCGTTGTGCTGCTATTGCTCCTGCTCGGCGAGCGGTTTCTGCCGGGAAAGCCGGTCGGTATCACCATCGTGGCCTTGTCGATCGTGGCGTCAACGCTCCTCGGTTTTTCGTCCCTCGGTGTGGCCGTCACCGGGAAGATTCCGGAAGGTTTGCCGGCCCTGGGGCTGCCGACATTCGGGCTCTTGGAATTCGACGATCTGTTTCCGCTCGCCGCCGGATGCGTGCTGCTGGCCTATATCGAAGGCGTCTCGGCGGCCCGCAGCTTTGCCGCGAAGCACGGTTATCCGCTCGACGTCCGGCAGGAATTTTTGGGGCTGGGAGCCGCAAACCTCGCGGCCGCCTTCGGCCATGGCTATCCCGTCGCCGGCGGCCTGTCGCAATCGGCCGTCAATGACAGCGCCGGCGCGCGGACGCCGCTGGCCCTGGTGATCTGTTCGGTGACGCTCGGGCTATGCCTGTTGTTCTTCACGGGGCTTCTGACCAACCTGCCCAAGGCGGTGCTCGCGGCCATCGTCTTTGCCGCCGTCTACAGGCTGGTGGACGTCCGCGCACTGCTACGGATGTGGCAGGTCAGCCGGATCGACTTCTACGCCGCCGCTATTGCGCTGGTCTCTGTGCTGTTGCTCGGGATCCTCCAGGGCGTCCTGCTGGCATCGATTGCGTCGATCTTCCTGCTGCTGGCGCGGGCCTCGCAGCCGAACGTCGCCTTTCTCGGCCGGTTGCCGGGCAGCGGCCGGTACTCCGACAGCGCCAGGCACGATGGCGTCGAACCACTGGCGGGCGTCATCGCGTTCCGGCCGGAGGCCTCGCTGCTCTACATCAATGCCGAGACGATCCTGGAGACGGTCCTCGTCGCAATCCGGAACTCGCCGGACATCCGGCTGGTGGCCTGCGACCTTTCGGCGTCGCCCTATATCGACCTGGCGGGGGCGCGCATGTTGCATGACCTCTATGACGAGCTTGCCTCGCGTCAGGTCGCGTTCTGTATCGTCGGCGCGCATGCGCAATTGCGCGACCTGTTGCGGGCCGAAGGGCTTGCGGAGAGGACCGACAGCGGCCAGTGGCTGCGGTCGCTCGACAGTGTTCTCGGCGACGACCCAGCCAGCATCGCCAACTAG
- the ppk2 gene encoding polyphosphate kinase 2, with protein sequence MAKDEAAERMKRKDYEKELEKLQVELCHLQDYVRENKLRVIILFEGRDAAGKGGTIKAITEKVSPRVFRVVALPAPSDREKTQLFFQRYMERFPAGGEIVIFDRSWYNRAGVEYVMGFCTPAEHERFLDLCPQMEKYVIEGGIILIKIWLEVGMDEQERRFHARIDDPVRQWKLSPMDLESYRRWYDYSRARDLMLQKTSTKEAPWYIIRSDDKRRARLNCIAHLLGAIPYKRVKKDKIKLPKRSDKGRYDDQASLNEMNFVAERY encoded by the coding sequence ATGGCCAAGGACGAAGCCGCGGAGCGAATGAAGCGGAAAGACTATGAGAAGGAGCTGGAGAAGCTCCAGGTCGAGCTGTGTCACCTCCAGGACTATGTGAGGGAAAACAAGCTCCGGGTCATCATCCTGTTCGAAGGCCGGGACGCGGCCGGCAAGGGCGGCACGATCAAGGCGATCACGGAAAAGGTCAGCCCGCGCGTATTTCGCGTCGTCGCGCTGCCGGCGCCGTCGGACCGCGAAAAGACCCAGCTCTTCTTCCAGCGCTACATGGAGAGATTTCCTGCCGGCGGCGAGATCGTGATCTTCGACCGGAGCTGGTACAACCGTGCCGGTGTCGAATACGTGATGGGCTTTTGCACGCCGGCTGAGCACGAGCGGTTCCTGGACCTGTGCCCCCAGATGGAAAAATACGTCATCGAGGGCGGCATCATCCTGATCAAGATCTGGCTCGAAGTCGGAATGGACGAGCAGGAACGCCGCTTCCACGCCCGCATTGACGATCCCGTGCGGCAATGGAAATTGAGCCCGATGGACCTCGAATCCTACCGGCGCTGGTACGACTATTCGCGGGCGCGCGATCTGATGCTGCAGAAGACCAGCACGAAAGAGGCGCCCTGGTACATCATCCGCTCTGACGACAAGCGCCGGGCGCGGCTGAACTGCATCGCGCATCTCCTCGGCGCGATCCCCTACAAGCGCGTCAAGAAGGACAAGATCAAGCTGCCGAAGCGCTCCGACAAGGGGCGCTACGACGACCAGGCCAGTCTGAACGAGATGAATTTCGTCGCCGAGAGATATTGA